The following are from one region of the Sorghum bicolor cultivar BTx623 chromosome 2, Sorghum_bicolor_NCBIv3, whole genome shotgun sequence genome:
- the LOC110432445 gene encoding protein SHI RELATED SEQUENCE 1-like has translation MAGFPLGGGGHSREAPASSVPPVHPSDAASFLYAARAGAGLQLWQQHEQQQQQQQHPFYTSNIIRFSDDPPPGAAPSLTGGAASSSSSRGTRGGGGGGSSGGVSCQDCGNQAKKDCVHQRCRTCCKSRGFNCGTHVKSTWVPAAKRRERQQQLAALAASAAATTTPGAGPSRDPTKRPRARLTVATPTTSSGDQQMVTVAERFPREVSSEAVFRCVRLGPVDQAEAEVAYQTTVSIGGHVFKGILHDVGPHGLPAAAGGGVGAIEYHFRHAGDGSPPSTTAAGDAGGGGGLGNVIVSSAVVMDPYPTPGPYAAFPAGAPFFHGHPRQ, from the exons ATGGCGGGGTTCCCTCTAGGTGGAGGAGGCCACAGCCGCGAGGCCCCCGCGTCGTCCGTCCCGCCGGTGCACCCTTCCGACGCCGCGTCCTTCCTCTacgccgcgcgcgcgggggccGGACTGCAGCTATGGCAGCAgcacgagcagcagcagcagcagcagcagcacccgtTCTACACCTCCAACATCATCCGCTTCTCCGATGACCCACCACCCGGCGCCGCGCCCTCGCTCACGGGCGGcgccgcgtcgtcgtcgtcgtcgcgcgGCAccaggggcggcggcggcgggggaagCAGCGGCGGGGTCAGCTGCCAGGACTGCGGCAACCAGGCCAAGAAGGACTGCGTGCATCAGCGCTGCCGCACCTGCTGCAAGAGCCGCGGCTTCAACTGCGGCACCCACGTCAAGTCCACCTGGGTCCCCGCCGCCAAGAGACGCGAGCGCCAGCAGCAGCTCGCCGCGCTCgcggcctccgccgccgccacaaCAACCCCGGGCGCCGGACCGTCCCGCGACCCCACCAAGCGCCCCCGCGCGCGCCTCACCGTCGCCACCCCGACCACCTCCTCCG GGGATCAGCAGATGGTCACGGTCGCCGAGAGGTTCCCGCGGGAGGTGAGCTCGGAGGCGGTGTTCCGGTGCGTGCGCCTGGGGCCGGTCGACCAGGCCGAGGCGGAGGTCGCGTACCAGACCACCGTCAGCATCGGCGGCCACGTGTTCAAGGGCATCCTTCACGACGTCGGACCTCACGGCCTGCCTGCCGCTGcaggcggcggcgtcggcgcaATCGAGTACCACTTCCGCCACGCCGGGGACGGATCGCCGCCAAGCACGACAGCCGCTGGcgatgccggcggcggcggtggcttgGGCAATGTCATCGTGTCATCGGCTGTGGTGATGGATCCGTACCCGACGCCAGGACCCTACGCCGCCTTCCCGGCCGGCGCGCCCTTCTTCCACGGCCATCCGAGACAGTGA